The Streptomyces sp. 11x1 genomic sequence CGCGCCCCAGGCGTAACTCGCCTTCGCGTACGCCTTCTTGCGCCCGGGGTTGCGGGTCCGCCAGGACAGGTTCTCCTTGAAGACCGGGCCGAGCATCAGGCCGATCAGCGGCACACCGGCCAGCGTCGTGATGATGTACGCGCAGCCGAGGCCCAGCGTGTAGAGCATGCCCGGGAGATAGAAGTCCTTGGCGTTGCCGGTCATCATCGCGAAGACCACACCGAAGGCGACCCCGAAGACACCGCTGAAGGCGTGCTTGACGGTGTCCTTCATGACCAGCCGCACCACGACCAGCAGGACGGAGACGCCGAGGGCCGCGAGGGCCGCCGAGTGCAGGTCCTTGTTGATCGTGTAGATGGAGACGAAGAGCAGGCCCGGGAGCACGGTCTCGACCATGCCGCGCACGCCACCGAACGCCTCGAACAGCGCGGCCTCCGTCACCGCCCTGGAGTCGTGCGAGCCGTCCTGTCCGCCCTCGGCGTCCTGGACGCCGCGCTGGGCGTCTTCCGTCGGCTTGTCGAGCGACGTCACCGGCTACTCCCGTCCGAGCGGTCTGAGTTCGTACTTCGGATTGAACAGCACTCTACGGCCCCGGCTCATCGAGATCCGGCCGGATGCGATCAGCTTGCGCCCCGGCTCTATCCCGACGATGGAGCGTCTGCCGAGCCACACGACGTCCAGGGCGGCCGAACCGTCGAAGAGCTCGGCCTCCAGTGCCGGGACACCGGCCCGGGGGCGCAGCGTGACCGTGCGCAAGGTACCAGTAACGGTCACTATCTGTCGGTCGTGACAGTCACATATGCGCGTGCAGCCGGCGGTGTCCGCGTCCTCGCGCAGCTCCTCCGACTCCAGGTCCGTCTGGGACGAGGAGAGCCGGTCGAGCATGCGCCGGAACCGGCCCGCCGGCTTCTCGGAACGAGGAACAGCACTCATGACAAAAAGCCTACCGGGGCCCGCCGACAGTCCAGCACCCCGTGCGGGGCGGACCTTCGCCGGCTCTCCCGGTCTCACTTCTCGAAGCGGTAGCCCATCCCCGCCTCGGTGATGAAGTGCCTGGGCCGGGAGGGGTCGCCCTCCAGCTTGCGCCGCAGTTGCGCCATGTAGACCCGCAGATAGTTGGTCTCGGTGCCGTACGAGGGCCCCCACACCTCCTGGAGCAGCTGCTTCTGGCTGACCAGGCGCCCGGTGTTGCGGACCAGCACCTCCAGCAGGTGCCACTCGGTGGGGGTGAGCCGGACGTCCCTGCCGTCCCGGTTCACCTTCTTCGCGGCCAGGTCGACGGTGAAGTCGTCCGTCTCCACGATCACGTCGCCGTCCTCGCCGCCCACGGGCTCCGCGCGGCGGACGGCGGCCCGCAGCCGGGCGAGCAGCTCGTCCATGCCGAAGGGCTTGGTGACGTAGTCGTCGGCGCCAGCGTCGAGGGCCTCGACCTTCTCGTCGGAGGTGTGCCGGGCGGAGAGCACGATGATCGGCACCCGGGTCCAGCCGCGGAGTCCCTTGATCACCTCGACGCCGTCCATGTCGGGCAGTCCGAGGTCGAGCACGACGACGTCGGGGTGCCGGGCCGCGGCGAGGGCGAGCGCGCTCGCCCCGTCGTGGGCGGTGTCGGCCTCGTACTTGCGGGCCTTCAGGTTGATCACGAGCGCACGCACGATCTGCGGCTCGTCGTCGACCACGAGCACTCTGGTCATACGGCCCGCCTCAGGTGCCGCATCATGGGCCGCCTCACTTGCCCCCTCAGCTGCCGCCTCATGTGGTTCGCCTCTCTGCCGATGTGGCCGTGCCGACCGGTGCGTCGGCGGTCCGGTCCGCCGACGGGACGGCGTCCGCCGATGTAGACGTGTCCGCGGCCGGGTCGGTGCCCGACGAGGAGTCCGTGACGGGCCCGGAGCCGTTCTGTGCGGCCCTCACGGTCAGCACCATGGTGAGGCCGCCGCCGGGGGTGTCCTCCGCGTCGAGCGTGCCGCCCATGGCCTCGGCGAAGCCCCGGGCGACCGCGAGACCCAGGCCGACGCCGGCCCCGCGCGGGGCGTCGCCATGGCGCTGGAAGGGGGCGAAGATGCGGTCCTTGGCCTCGTCGGGGACGCCGGGGCCGCGGTCGGCGACCCGGACCTCGACGCGGCCGGCGAGAGCGCTCGCGGAGACCTGGACGGGCGTTGCGGGCGGGCTGTACTTGACGGCGTTCTCGACGATGTTGGCCACGGAGCGCTCCAGCAGGCCGGGGTCGACGGCGACCATGGGCAGACTCTCGGGTATCTCCAGCCCGACGCTGCCCTCGGGGACGCCGCCGAGCGCCATGGGCACCACCTCGTCGAGGTCGATCTCGCGGATCAGGGTGGTGACCGTGCCGGTCTGCAGGCGGGACATGTCGAGGAGGTTGCCCACGAGGTGGTCGAGCCGGTCGGCGCCGTCCTCGATCCCTGCGAGCAGTTCGGCCTCGTCCTCCTCCGACCAGGCCACGTCGTCGGAGCGCAGGGAGGACACGGCGGCCTTGATGCCGGCCAGCGGGGTGCGCAGGTCGTGGCTGACGGCGGCGAGCAGCGCGGTGCGGATGCGGTTGCCCTCGGCCAGCGCCTTGGCCTGGTCGGCCTCCTGCTGGAGACGTCGGCGGTCCAGGACGACCACGGCCTGGGCGGCGAACGCGGCCAGCACCCGGCGGTCCTCGGCGGGCAGGACGCGGCCGGAGAGGGCGAGCGCCGTGTGGTCGCCGACCGGCATGTCCACGTCCGCGGCCTCGGGCCGGTCCATCTGCCGGGGACCCACGCTGCCCGCGCAGGTCCACGGGTCGACCTCGCTCTCGCGCTCCAGCAGGGCCACCGACTCCATGCCGAAGGTTTCGCACACCCGTTCGAGGAGTGCCTCCAGGCTGGTCTCCCCGCGCAGCACACTGCCCGCGAGGAAGGACAGGATCTCCGACTCGGCGCGCAGCCTGGCCGCCTGGTGCGTGCGCCGGGCCGCGAGGTCCACCACGGAGGCCACCGCCACCGCGACCCCTATGAAGACCACGATGGCGACGATGTTCGTCGGGTCGTCGATCGTCAGCGTGTGCACGGGCTGGGTGAAGAACCAGTTGAGCAGCAGCGAGCCCAGCACGGCCGCGGCCAGGGCGGGCAGCAGACCGCCGAGCAGGGCCGCGGCCACCGTGAGCGTCAGGAAGAGCAGCATGTCGTTTGCGAGACCGAGGTCGGTCTCGAAGTTGGCCAGCAGCGGCGCGAGCAGCACCGGCCCGGCCGTCCCCACCAGCCAGCCCCAGATCGTCCGGGCCCGGCCGAGCCGTGCGCCCCGGGCGACGGGCAGGCCGCGCCCCTTGCCCGCCTCGTCGTGCGTGATCAGGTGGACGTCCAGGTCGGGCCCGGAGTCCCGGGCGACGGTGGCGCCGACGCCCGGACCGAAGACGTACTGCCAGCTCT encodes the following:
- a CDS encoding ATP-binding protein; this translates as MGRGKLRIYLGAAPGVGKTYAMLSEAHRRIERGTDCVVAVVEHHGRPRTEVMLHGLEQVPRRTLEYRDSVFTEMDVAAVLARRPRVALVDELAHTNVPGSRNGKRWQDVEDLLAAGVDVVSTVNIQHLESLGDVVESITGVRQRETVPDEVVRRADQIELVDMSPQALRRRMAHGNVYQPDKVDAALSNYFRPGNLTALRELALLWVADRVDEYLNAYRSEHQVSRIWGSRERIVVGLTGGPEGRTLLRRAARLAEKGAGGEVMAVYIARSDGLTSASPKELAVQRTLVEDLGGTFHHVVGDDIPAALLAFARGVNATQIVLGVSRRKSWQYVFGPGVGATVARDSGPDLDVHLITHDEAGKGRGLPVARGARLGRARTIWGWLVGTAGPVLLAPLLANFETDLGLANDMLLFLTLTVAAALLGGLLPALAAAVLGSLLLNWFFTQPVHTLTIDDPTNIVAIVVFIGVAVAVASVVDLAARRTHQAARLRAESEILSFLAGSVLRGETSLEALLERVCETFGMESVALLERESEVDPWTCAGSVGPRQMDRPEAADVDMPVGDHTALALSGRVLPAEDRRVLAAFAAQAVVVLDRRRLQQEADQAKALAEGNRIRTALLAAVSHDLRTPLAGIKAAVSSLRSDDVAWSEEDEAELLAGIEDGADRLDHLVGNLLDMSRLQTGTVTTLIREIDLDEVVPMALGGVPEGSVGLEIPESLPMVAVDPGLLERSVANIVENAVKYSPPATPVQVSASALAGRVEVRVADRGPGVPDEAKDRIFAPFQRHGDAPRGAGVGLGLAVARGFAEAMGGTLDAEDTPGGGLTMVLTVRAAQNGSGPVTDSSSGTDPAADTSTSADAVPSADRTADAPVGTATSAERRTT
- a CDS encoding OB-fold nucleic acid binding domain-containing protein; its protein translation is MSAVPRSEKPAGRFRRMLDRLSSSQTDLESEELREDADTAGCTRICDCHDRQIVTVTGTLRTVTLRPRAGVPALEAELFDGSAALDVVWLGRRSIVGIEPGRKLIASGRISMSRGRRVLFNPKYELRPLGRE
- a CDS encoding DUF3159 domain-containing protein, which produces MTSLDKPTEDAQRGVQDAEGGQDGSHDSRAVTEAALFEAFGGVRGMVETVLPGLLFVSIYTINKDLHSAALAALGVSVLLVVVRLVMKDTVKHAFSGVFGVAFGVVFAMMTGNAKDFYLPGMLYTLGLGCAYIITTLAGVPLIGLMLGPVFKENLSWRTRNPGRKKAYAKASYAWGAILLGKCAILFPLYWWADTTQLGWVLIALKIPPFLLAVWLTWIFLAKAPAPIDVFAEMEAEERAAEERKAAARAGD
- a CDS encoding response regulator, whose translation is MTRVLVVDDEPQIVRALVINLKARKYEADTAHDGASALALAAARHPDVVVLDLGLPDMDGVEVIKGLRGWTRVPIIVLSARHTSDEKVEALDAGADDYVTKPFGMDELLARLRAAVRRAEPVGGEDGDVIVETDDFTVDLAAKKVNRDGRDVRLTPTEWHLLEVLVRNTGRLVSQKQLLQEVWGPSYGTETNYLRVYMAQLRRKLEGDPSRPRHFITEAGMGYRFEK